From the genome of Methylomonas sp. UP202, one region includes:
- a CDS encoding sigma-70 family RNA polymerase sigma factor, producing the protein MATELLTSEALSLLYREHHSWLLGWLNKRVQCRLQAEDHAHDTFVRVMASGRTLDLDEPRPYLATIAKNLLINHWRRATIEQVYLERLSALPEATSLSLEENAIILETLQEIDGLLNRLPVKARKAFFMSQIDGLTYVEIAEKLSVSDRMVRKYMVQAMVLCLSVEF; encoded by the coding sequence ATGGCGACGGAATTGCTGACGAGTGAAGCCTTGTCCCTGCTTTATCGCGAGCACCACTCCTGGCTGCTGGGGTGGCTGAATAAGCGTGTGCAATGTCGCTTGCAAGCCGAAGATCATGCGCACGATACTTTTGTACGGGTGATGGCATCGGGTCGCACACTGGATTTGGACGAACCCAGGCCTTACCTCGCTACCATTGCCAAAAATTTACTGATAAACCATTGGCGGCGCGCCACCATTGAACAAGTGTATTTGGAACGCCTGTCGGCACTTCCTGAAGCCACTTCGCTGTCATTGGAAGAAAATGCCATCATTCTGGAAACGCTACAAGAAATCGATGGACTGCTTAATCGCTTACCGGTAAAGGCACGCAAGGCATTTTTTATGTCCCAGATCGATGGACTTACCTACGTCGAAATCGCCGAAAAACTTAGCGTCAGCGACCGCATGGTTAGAAAGTACATGGTACAAGCCATGGTGCTCTGCCTGAGCGTGGAGTTCTAA
- a CDS encoding FecR domain-containing protein codes for MSSENRQKIHPRVVAEAAEWFMVLSSGNVRPDETAQWQAWLSSHPDHRMAWARVEFYTDKFKSLPPQAAFAATEALNAPNLNRRRLLLSMALLGVAGLSGWQISRGRYWQEWSADQHTALGESKTVSLADGSSVVLDSGSAVNVDFSVNLRRLQLVKGEIYIETAPDTVGWKRPFVVDTLEGRVQALGTRFSVSQQQNRTQVAVFQDGVEIQPADAISAKQTLVAGQQVQFASSRIEPIHRHNQNKPAWTEGFIVADDLPLSEFLLQLSRYRPGYITCATEIADLRIIGSYPLKDTDRILAFLEANLPVKLSHPLPFWVKVLPR; via the coding sequence ATGTCGTCCGAAAATCGACAAAAAATCCATCCCCGCGTCGTGGCGGAGGCAGCTGAGTGGTTTATGGTTCTGAGCTCCGGCAACGTTCGTCCTGACGAAACCGCACAGTGGCAAGCCTGGTTGTCTTCGCACCCGGATCATCGAATGGCTTGGGCCAGAGTTGAGTTTTATACCGACAAATTTAAATCGCTGCCGCCACAAGCCGCCTTCGCCGCAACAGAAGCGTTAAATGCCCCCAATCTCAATCGAAGACGCCTGCTGTTGAGCATGGCCCTATTGGGTGTGGCCGGATTGTCAGGTTGGCAAATTTCTCGAGGCCGGTATTGGCAGGAATGGTCGGCCGATCAACATACAGCGCTCGGCGAAAGTAAAACCGTCAGCCTGGCCGACGGCTCCAGTGTCGTTCTGGATAGCGGCAGCGCGGTTAACGTCGATTTCTCGGTTAATTTGCGCCGGCTGCAGTTGGTTAAAGGGGAAATTTACATCGAAACAGCACCCGATACCGTTGGTTGGAAACGGCCGTTTGTCGTGGATACGCTGGAAGGCAGGGTACAGGCGCTCGGCACCCGCTTCAGCGTCAGCCAGCAGCAAAACCGAACCCAGGTTGCCGTGTTTCAAGATGGTGTAGAAATCCAACCAGCCGATGCAATTTCCGCCAAACAAACCCTAGTTGCAGGTCAACAAGTTCAGTTTGCGTCAAGCCGCATCGAGCCGATACACCGACACAACCAGAATAAACCGGCTTGGACTGAAGGCTTCATCGTCGCCGACGATTTGCCGCTCAGCGAGTTTTTGCTGCAACTCAGCCGTTACCGACCAGGCTACATCACCTGCGCTACGGAGATTGCTGATTTACGGATCATCGGTTCATACCCGCTAAAAGACACCGATAGAATTCTGGCTTTTCTGGAGGCTAACCTGCCGGTCAAGCTCTCACATCCGCTACCTTTCTGGGTTAAAGTCCTGCCGCGTTAA
- a CDS encoding DUF2760 domain-containing protein, whose protein sequence is MNTYTIDLSLRPTTFDLWHVCLAGTAAVLALILIAVLISVLLGLRRCKKSEPVAASVPPMPAPQPEIKIVEKIVEVEKIVQAPAPEPVILKEATPDAALQLLSLLQKEARFIDFIKEDVGAFSDADIGAAARVVHQGCVKAINEHFTLAPVSSDAEGNRVTLNPGFDAASFRLTGNIVGQAPFTGTLVHKGWQVTDLRLPKLTEGHNAKIVAPAEVEL, encoded by the coding sequence ATGAACACCTATACCATCGATTTATCGCTACGCCCGACTACGTTCGATTTGTGGCACGTTTGTCTGGCCGGCACCGCCGCGGTGCTGGCCTTGATCTTGATCGCCGTTTTGATTTCGGTGCTGCTGGGTCTGCGCCGCTGCAAAAAATCCGAACCGGTGGCCGCGTCGGTGCCGCCAATGCCGGCGCCGCAACCCGAGATCAAGATCGTCGAGAAAATCGTCGAAGTCGAAAAAATTGTCCAAGCCCCAGCGCCCGAACCGGTGATTCTGAAGGAAGCCACTCCTGATGCGGCGTTGCAATTGCTCAGCCTGTTGCAAAAAGAAGCCCGCTTTATCGACTTTATCAAGGAAGATGTCGGCGCGTTTTCCGATGCCGACATCGGCGCGGCGGCGCGGGTGGTGCATCAAGGTTGCGTCAAGGCGATCAACGAGCATTTCACGCTGGCGCCGGTCAGTTCGGATGCCGAAGGCAACCGCGTCACCTTGAATCCCGGCTTCGACGCCGCGTCGTTCCGCTTGACCGGCAATATCGTCGGCCAGGCGCCGTTCACCGGTACTTTGGTGCACAAAGGCTGGCAAGTTACCGATTTGCGCCTGCCCAAACTGACCGAAGGCCATAACGCCAAAATCGTCGCGCCGGCCGAGGTGGAATTATGA
- a CDS encoding TonB-dependent receptor — protein MLDTGSPSALLLKKRIIFPSKNNPLKNLLNFFQFAVPVFPRSFVLVNENTTNGEKPMSNTHHRCDPGFRSSRLSHVIQGILLASALTASVVAQGEEITNRKSYHISGGSLGQALSQFARDAGILFTGESKLTDGKTSKGLDGEYTVEEGFRKLLAGSGLTYTITDDNAVAIKVAEPGSDAASTLPAVKVVSTKVGYDSTDPYTKDYSVPLSSAASKTEMALMETPVNIQIVPRTIMDDQQDIEITEALSRNVSGVQRSMDYGDLYENFNIRGFSTNFSTYRNGLRRYTNYSDPANIEQVEVIKGPAAVLYGQIQPGGMVNVVTKQALDKPYYSLQQQFGSYDQYRTTAAATGPIDDAKTLKYRFDASYQDLSSFKKYVGDERVFIAPKLSWTPNDRFEANAELEFKHDKRVNDNGIPTIGNRPAPVAFNTYLGDVAKGPTMNSVLTAFDWSYKFNNQWKVTNRFMHEDWDINYFDLQPQYMLNATMLRRFPITGVAYHDTYGTNLDLIGNVELFNTKHELLIGGDFSRRTRKADKNRFACCNGNNTGGTVDIYNPAYNTVDLAAIYSSPYDYAVREKEEWFGVYFQDHITLFEKLHILGGGRYDWATFGRGSDFATGSYDVASANYKSTDNQKFSPRVGILYQPMSWLSVYGNYTESLGSANTGMVYGNQSIKPEIGEQFEAGFKTEFFDQRLSSTVSFYHLTKQNIQLSDPIHTGFTVTAGEARSQGIEADLKGRVTDDLNLILTYAYTDARITKNGENSDEALGKRLINVPEHQASLWGTYQFTPEFKAGIGGVLVGSRAGQTWSDLELPGYARMDMMAAYVKPIGKTRLTTQLNINNVLDKEYYAGATQQGASNTITGNPITVMGSLKLEY, from the coding sequence GTGCTCGACACTGGCTCGCCAAGCGCATTGTTGCTTAAAAAGCGGATTATTTTTCCATCTAAAAACAATCCGTTAAAAAATTTATTAAATTTTTTTCAATTTGCAGTTCCGGTTTTTCCTCGCTCGTTTGTATTAGTTAATGAAAACACCACAAATGGAGAAAAACCGATGTCAAACACACACCACCGCTGCGATCCAGGCTTTCGTTCATCCCGATTGAGCCACGTTATACAGGGAATTCTATTGGCTTCAGCGCTGACCGCTTCAGTCGTAGCGCAGGGAGAAGAAATAACCAACAGGAAAAGCTACCACATCAGCGGCGGCTCCTTGGGACAAGCACTTAGCCAGTTTGCGCGTGATGCCGGCATTCTGTTTACCGGGGAATCCAAATTGACCGACGGCAAAACCAGCAAGGGACTGGACGGCGAGTACACCGTCGAAGAAGGCTTTAGAAAACTCCTCGCGGGAAGTGGTTTGACGTATACCATCACGGACGATAACGCGGTAGCGATCAAGGTTGCGGAACCTGGGAGCGATGCGGCATCGACTTTGCCGGCTGTTAAAGTGGTTAGTACTAAAGTAGGCTACGACTCAACCGATCCTTATACTAAGGATTACTCCGTCCCTCTTTCCAGCGCCGCCAGTAAGACGGAAATGGCATTGATGGAAACGCCGGTCAATATCCAGATTGTGCCTCGCACCATCATGGATGACCAGCAAGATATCGAAATCACCGAAGCTTTAAGTAGAAATGTCAGCGGTGTACAAAGGAGCATGGATTACGGCGATCTGTACGAAAACTTTAATATCCGGGGATTCAGCACCAATTTTTCCACCTATCGTAATGGGTTGCGGCGTTATACCAACTATTCCGATCCTGCGAACATCGAGCAAGTAGAGGTTATTAAAGGCCCGGCAGCGGTGCTTTACGGGCAAATTCAACCCGGCGGCATGGTCAACGTCGTCACCAAACAAGCTCTGGATAAACCCTATTACTCTCTGCAGCAACAATTCGGTTCCTACGACCAATATCGTACGACGGCTGCGGCCACCGGCCCCATCGACGACGCTAAGACACTGAAATATCGGTTCGACGCGTCCTACCAGGATTTAAGCTCGTTCAAGAAATACGTGGGGGACGAGCGGGTATTTATCGCGCCCAAACTGAGTTGGACGCCTAATGACCGATTCGAGGCCAATGCCGAGTTGGAGTTCAAGCACGATAAACGTGTGAATGACAACGGAATACCGACGATTGGTAATCGTCCGGCGCCGGTAGCATTTAATACCTACCTTGGCGATGTGGCGAAAGGCCCCACCATGAATTCCGTGCTGACGGCATTTGATTGGTCTTACAAATTTAATAACCAATGGAAAGTGACGAACCGGTTTATGCACGAGGATTGGGATATCAATTATTTCGACCTTCAGCCTCAATATATGCTCAACGCTACAATGTTAAGGCGATTTCCAATAACTGGCGTGGCCTATCATGATACTTATGGAACCAACCTGGATTTAATTGGAAATGTCGAGTTGTTCAACACAAAACACGAATTGTTAATCGGCGGCGATTTCTCGAGAAGAACCCGAAAAGCCGATAAAAACCGATTCGCGTGTTGTAACGGGAACAACACCGGCGGAACGGTTGATATCTACAACCCGGCTTATAATACCGTTGACTTGGCCGCTATTTATTCTTCGCCTTACGACTATGCGGTGAGAGAGAAAGAAGAATGGTTTGGCGTGTATTTTCAAGATCATATTACCTTGTTTGAAAAGCTCCATATCTTGGGCGGCGGCCGCTACGATTGGGCAACTTTTGGACGAGGCTCCGATTTTGCTACGGGTAGCTATGATGTGGCGAGCGCCAATTATAAAAGCACTGACAATCAAAAGTTCAGTCCGCGGGTTGGTATTTTGTATCAGCCGATGTCATGGCTTTCTGTTTACGGTAACTATACCGAATCCCTTGGTAGTGCAAATACCGGAATGGTCTATGGGAACCAATCCATTAAGCCTGAAATTGGTGAACAATTCGAGGCCGGCTTTAAAACAGAATTTTTCGATCAGAGACTAAGCAGCACCGTATCTTTCTATCATCTGACAAAACAGAATATCCAGCTTTCTGATCCTATTCATACCGGTTTCACCGTGACAGCCGGAGAGGCTCGAAGCCAAGGAATTGAGGCCGACCTTAAGGGGCGTGTCACCGATGATTTAAATCTGATCTTAACCTATGCCTATACGGATGCCAGAATAACTAAGAATGGTGAAAATTCCGATGAGGCATTGGGGAAGCGTCTAATAAATGTGCCGGAGCATCAGGCAAGCTTATGGGGAACCTATCAATTTACCCCGGAATTTAAAGCGGGTATCGGCGGAGTTTTAGTGGGTTCGAGAGCGGGGCAAACATGGAGTGATTTAGAGTTACCAGGTTATGCGCGAATGGACATGATGGCAGCTTATGTTAAGCCGATTGGTAAAACTCGCCTAACCACGCAATTAAATATCAATAATGTGCTCGACAAAGAATATTATGCCGGTGCGACTCAACAAGGGGCAAGTAATACTATTACCGGTAATCCTATTACCGTAATGGGATCGTTGAAATTGGAATATTAA
- a CDS encoding Hsp70 family protein: MSARYSVGIDLGTTHCVLSYVDLRAGDDQVAIEVFAIPQLIGPGQIEDKAQLASFTYLAHPAELAEGSTALPWSAKPDKLVGEIARNLGGKTPIRLVASAKSWLCHAGVDCKQPILPAEAPDEVERISPFAATLAYLQHLRDAWNHRFAEDRLEYQDLTITVPASFDPAARELTVEAARAVGLGQAVLLEEPQAALYSWIENSEGDWRNHVKVGDVILVVDVGGGTTDLSLIAVTEQDGNLQLTRVAVGDHILLGGDNMDLALAYTVKAKLEQDSGKKLESWQVQSLTHGCREAKEKLFNQPELGSMPLVVASRGSSLIGGTLRTELTRDELNRVLVEGFLPNAQAGDKPVSRPRSGLRSAGLPYAQDAGITRHLAAFLARQRQATEEFQAVNLPEHASFLHPTAVLFNGGVLKAGVLAERLMQILNGWLQAEQAPEARLLQGADLDLAVARGAAYYGFVRQGKGVRIKGGTAAAYYVGVESAMPAVPGLAPEIEALCIAPFGMEEGTEQKLPNDEFGLIVGEPVRFRFFGSKTRREDQVGTRLESWHDDELEELDEIEITLPEEGRAAGDIVPVYLSSAVTEVGTLELRAVSRREQQQWKIEFEVRAGES, encoded by the coding sequence ATGAGTGCCCGTTATTCGGTCGGTATCGACCTGGGTACCACTCACTGCGTGCTGTCCTATGTCGATTTGCGGGCCGGCGACGATCAAGTGGCGATCGAAGTATTCGCGATCCCGCAATTGATCGGACCGGGCCAGATCGAGGACAAAGCGCAGCTGGCGTCGTTTACCTATCTGGCCCACCCGGCGGAATTGGCCGAAGGCTCGACTGCGTTGCCGTGGTCGGCCAAGCCGGACAAACTGGTCGGTGAAATCGCGCGCAATCTGGGTGGCAAGACGCCGATCCGGCTGGTCGCCAGCGCCAAGAGCTGGCTGTGCCATGCCGGCGTCGATTGCAAGCAGCCGATTCTGCCGGCCGAGGCGCCGGACGAGGTCGAGCGCATTTCGCCGTTCGCCGCGACCCTGGCCTATCTGCAACATTTACGCGACGCCTGGAACCATCGCTTTGCCGAAGACCGGCTGGAATACCAGGATTTGACCATCACCGTGCCGGCCTCGTTCGACCCGGCGGCGCGCGAATTGACTGTCGAAGCGGCGCGCGCGGTCGGCCTAGGACAAGCCGTGCTGCTGGAGGAGCCGCAAGCGGCGTTGTATAGCTGGATCGAGAACAGCGAAGGCGATTGGCGCAATCACGTCAAGGTCGGCGACGTGATTTTGGTCGTCGATGTCGGCGGCGGTACCACCGACTTGTCGTTGATCGCGGTGACCGAGCAGGACGGCAATCTGCAATTGACCCGCGTCGCGGTCGGCGACCATATCCTGCTGGGCGGCGACAACATGGACTTGGCGCTGGCCTATACCGTTAAGGCCAAGCTGGAACAGGACAGCGGCAAGAAGCTGGAATCCTGGCAGGTTCAGTCGTTGACCCACGGCTGCCGGGAAGCCAAGGAAAAGCTGTTCAACCAGCCCGAACTCGGCAGCATGCCGCTGGTAGTCGCCAGCCGGGGATCGTCGCTGATCGGCGGCACCTTGCGAACTGAACTGACCCGCGACGAACTCAATCGGGTATTGGTCGAAGGCTTTTTGCCCAATGCCCAAGCCGGTGACAAGCCGGTCAGTCGGCCGCGTAGCGGTCTGCGTAGCGCTGGTCTGCCGTACGCGCAAGACGCGGGCATTACTCGCCATCTGGCGGCGTTTTTGGCACGCCAACGCCAGGCGACCGAGGAATTCCAGGCGGTGAATCTACCCGAGCATGCCAGCTTTTTGCATCCGACCGCCGTGCTGTTCAACGGGGGGGTGTTGAAGGCCGGCGTGTTGGCCGAGCGCCTGATGCAAATCCTGAACGGCTGGCTGCAAGCCGAACAAGCCCCGGAAGCGCGCTTGCTGCAAGGCGCCGATCTGGATTTGGCGGTGGCGCGTGGCGCGGCCTACTATGGTTTTGTGCGTCAAGGCAAGGGCGTGCGCATCAAGGGCGGCACGGCGGCGGCCTATTACGTCGGCGTCGAAAGCGCGATGCCGGCGGTGCCCGGTTTGGCGCCGGAAATCGAAGCGCTGTGCATCGCGCCGTTCGGCATGGAAGAGGGCACCGAGCAAAAACTGCCCAACGACGAATTCGGCTTGATCGTCGGTGAACCGGTACGCTTTCGCTTCTTCGGTTCTAAAACCCGCCGCGAAGACCAGGTCGGCACCCGTCTGGAAAGCTGGCACGACGACGAGTTGGAAGAACTCGACGAAATCGAAATCACCCTGCCGGAAGAAGGCCGCGCCGCCGGCGACATCGTGCCGGTCTATCTGTCCTCGGCGGTTACCGAAGTCGGCACGCTGGAATTGCGCGCGGTGTCCCGGCGCGAGCAACAGCAATGGAAAATCGAATTCGAGGTCAGAGCCGGGGAAAGTTGA